From the Desulfobacterales bacterium genome, the window CAGATAGGTCACCATGGTCTCGGGCCAGTGAACCCAGGGCGTATAAATAAACTTCAACGTTTTATCACCGAGAGAAAGCGTCTCCCCGTCTTTGACGGTAATGAAAAAGTCCTCAGGTATTTTCAAAAGATCGATAAGCATTCCCTTCGCTTTGGGAGTTGATATGAGCTTTGCGTCAGGGTATTTTTCAAAAACCTGCATGATGGTTCCGGAATGATCCTGCTCTGCATGGCTGGAAACAATGTAATCGATCTTCGGTATACCCTCAAGCTGTGCCATGAATTCCTCGGCCATGGGCGGATCAACCGTGTCGATCAAAGCCGTTTTTTCGCTGCCTTCAATGAAATAAGCGTTATAGCTGGTTCCATCCGGAAGGGGGATAAGGGCGTCGAACAGACGACTGTCCCAATCGACAGCGCCCAACCAATAAATGCTTTCCGTTATTTTTCTTTTTTGCATGTAAAGGCCTCCTTTACTATAATGATTTTTGTTGGTTATCAATATATCATATAGTCTAAATCTATTGAAGGCTGCAAACGTTATCAGTCGCCATTATCAAGAATTGTTCCCATCGCTCGATCAAGGGCAGCGCGAGCAGAAAAATAACTCCAGCGCGCTTCCACCAGCACATATTCGGCTCGCGCCAGGGTTGTTTGTGCATCCAAAAGATCCGTTGCCGTTGCCGCCCCGGCCCCATACCGCTCCCGGGTCATACGCATGCTTTCTCTGGCGTCCCGGACCACCGCCTCAGAAGCCTGAGTGGCTTCATGGGCCTCCTTAAGTTTCGTCTGAGCGCCCCAGACCTCTTCCCTCACTTTAAGAACCAGATACCGAATCTCGGCCTCCGCTTTTGCCAATTCGTGTTTTGCCCTCGACACATCGTGGCCGCGCTTGAAGCCTTCGAACAATGGCAGCGCAATACCGACTCCCGCAGACCAATCCTTATCCTCCGGCAAAAATTCAGAATCTCGATACCCATAGCCTCCGTTGGCGGTTATGGTGGGGCCAAAAGCGCTTTTAGCGACATCGATTGAATTGCGGCTGGCTTCGATTCGATGAAGTGCGGCCTTCAACTCAGGACGGCACTCAACAGCCTGATTGAGTACTCCAGTAACGTCAATCTTGTCAGGTGACTCCATATTTCTATTTTCAACATCTAAAGCAACCGTCATTTCCACCGAAAGTCCCATGGCGGTGTTGAGGCTTCCGCGCGCAAGGCTGATCGCGCTATCGGATCTCACCAGTTGCAGCTTTGCATCGGCAACCTCGACCTGGGCGCGAATAACGTCTGCTTTAGGCACCGCGCCTGCCTCCCAGCGCTCTTTCGTTAACCTCAAATGATCCTCTGCCCGCGTTCTGTTTTGCCCGGCAACCACTTGTGCTTCCGTGGTTGATATCAAACTGAAGAATGCCTGATGAACAGCCATGGCAATATCCTGCCGGATACTCGCTTCTTCCTCTTCGGCCAGGCCTTGCCTGGACAACGCGATTCGTAATTGGGCCGCACGCCTGCCGCTGTCAAAAAGCAGGTAGCTTGCGCGCAGACCGGAGGACCAGTCATCGGTGGGTCCGATCACAGAAGGTTTTCCCATGCCTGATAATCCCTCGGGCAGAAAGGCATGGGTTTCCCAGCGACGATAAGCAGCATCAAGACCCACGGTCGGGTAATATGGGGCCTTGGCCATGCCGACGCTTTCACGCGCGGCGGCGACGCCCTCTTGGGCCGCCCGGCGGGCAGGATTTTTATCAAGTGCAATTCGGACGCATGTCGCAAGTGTCAATGGCCGTTTCTTCATCATGGTTTCATCGATCAGGTCCGCCTGGGCCGGTACACCAGGAGCTGACTTATCTTCCTTCTCAAGGCTGGAATGGACCATATAATCCTCAATTCGTGCTGTACGAGGAGGATCGATCATAGCGCAACCGGTGGCCGTAACGGCTAATAAGGGTATTATGGCCCAGAGCCATCGAGATATTATGATCATCGGGAATCTCCTTTCATCACTCAAGCCAATGTTTTTTGAAATCTTTTTGAAGCCAGCCACAAAATGACCATTCCCATCACCGCCAAGGCGGCCATCTGCGGCCAAAGAACACCCAGTCCAACCCCTTTGAGAAAGATGCCCCGAACGATGACAAGAAAGTACCGCAATGGGTTCAAATAGGTCAGCCACTGGATCATCGCAGGCATGTTCGCTATTGGAAACATAAACCCGGACAGCAGCACCGCCGGAAAATAAAAGAAAAAAGTGCTCATCATCGCCTGCTGTTGCGTCTCGCTGACAGTGGAGATTAGAAGCCCCACGCCCAGTGTGGTCATCAGGTACAAAGCCGTGGCGACAAAAAGCATCAGAAGGCTGCCGCGAATCGGCACCTCGAACCAGAAAACACCCAGTACCGTGATGAGGACAACGTCGGCAAAACCGATGAGCGCGAACGGAATCGTCTTGCCGAGAATGAACTCGACAGGTGTGATGGGAGTTACCATGATTTGTTCCATGGTGCCGATCTCCTTTTCACGTACGACGGCCATGCTGGTAAGCATCAGGGTAATGAGCATGACAATGATCGCGATGACCCCCGGAACATAGAAATTACGGCTCTCCAGGTTTTCATTGAACCACGCTCTCGTCTGAAGTTTTATGGTGGCAGGCTTTAAGGCCAATCCTTTGAGGCGGCTGAATCTTGTGGCCAATATCTTTTGTGAAAACGCACCTGTGATCTTGGCGCTGTAGTTAAGCACGATTCCGGCTGTGTTCGAATCTGTGCCGTCAACGATAATCTGAAGGATCGCGGTCCGCCCGGCCCTCAAGTCGTCCTCAAACCCCTTGTTCATTTGTAAAACCGCACGGACATGTCCGCGATCCACCAGTTCGCGAACAGGGTCTGGATTCGTGGCGTAGGCCACAATATCGAAATATCCTGACTCCACGAAACGCGCAATGAGATCACGACTGGCCACGCTGTTGTCCAGGTCAACCACTGCGGTCGCCACATGCTTGACATCGGTGGTAACCGCATAGCCGAAAACCAGCAGCTGGATGATGGGCATCAGAAAAATGACGCCTTTCATCCGCGGATCCCGGAAAATCTGGATGAACTCTTTGATCAGCATATGTTTGATGCGTTCTATCATTGCTTACACCAGTTTCTTTTTGAATTTTACATTTGCCAGGATGATCATCATGACCCCGAATATCGCCAGCAGGCCGGCTTCAATGAAAAGAACCTGCAAGCCGATGCCTTTCAGATAAATACCTTTGAGCAGGGCCACAAAGTACCGGGCTGGAATCAGATAGGTGAGCAACTGGATGGCTTTTGGCATGTTGCTGATCGCGTACATGAACCCGGACAGAAGAAACGCCGGGAGGAAAGTCATCACCATGGCCAGCTGACTGGCCAGCAACTGACTCTTGGTGACAACGCTGATCACCATGCCCAGCGAAAGCGCACCGGCAAGGAAAATCGCGGCCATGGCAAAAAGAAGCGCGATGTTTCCCCGAAGCGGCACCTGGAAAAGAAACTCGCCCATGAGCACCGCCAGCAGGACGTCAAACATGCCAATGGCGAAATACGGCAGAAGCTTGCCCAGTATCAGTTCCTGGCCTTTTACAGGTGTTGAAATCAGTTGTTCCATGGTGCCGCGCTCCCATTCACGCGCCACGGTAAGAGACGTCAGCAGGGCTGCAATGACCATCATGATGACTGCGATCAGGCCGGGGATGATATAATTCTTTGACTCCAGGTCCGGGTTAAACCAGACCCGCGGCCGCACATCTAAAGGCAATGCCAGTTTGATTCCTCCCATGCGGCGAATCTTGTCGAGGGCAACATCCTGCGAGTAGACCATCGCCAAAACATCGGCATACCCCATGGCAATTGTAGCCGTGTTTGAATCACTGCCGTCAACGATCAGTTGTACGGGTGCTTCCCGGCCCGAATCAATTTTTCCAGCGAAACCCGTGGGGATGACCAGGGCTGCAAGTGCCCTGCCTGAGTCGACAGCGCGTTCAAGCTCCCGATAATTCGTAACATACGCCTGCAACGAAAAGTAAGGCGAGCCTGTGAAGCGGCTGACAAACTCTCGGCTCACCTGCGAACCCTCCTGGTCCCAGACCACCATGGGGACATCATCCACGTCCAGGGTCAGCGCGTAACCAAAAAGCAGGAGAAGCAGCATGGGGATGGCAATCGACATACCCAGGCTGCGAGGATCTCGGATGATGTGTATGAACTCTTTGCGGGATATCGCCCATATTCGAAGTGTGTTCATCGCCGCACCTCTTCTTGAGGTTGTTCAGCCCGGTCCCTGCTTTCAATCAGGGAGACAAAGACATCTTCCATTGAAGGTACAATGCGCTCAACCTTTTCTATGGGATAGCCTTGCTCGGAAAGGGTCGTATGAATCGATTGGAGCGCTTTTCCATGCGATGCGGTCACCACATGAAGTCTTTTTCCGAAAAGAGCGACCTCTTTGACATCGGGTAACCTGGCAATCAGATCCATGGCTTCTTGCGGCCGTGGGCATTGAACTTCCAGCACATCATCGTGCATCTGCTCCGTCTTTAGAACTTCCGGGGTGCCAATGGCGATCAATTCACCGCGGTAAATCAACCCCAACCGGTCACAATACTCCGCTTCCTCCATGTAATGCGTCGTGACAAAGATGGTTACCCCTTTACCGGAAAGTTCGTAAATCAAATTCCAGAACTGTCGGCGACTGATGGGGTCGACACCCGAAGTGGGCTCATCGAGAAAAATAATGGGGGGCTCGTGCAGCACCGCGCAACCGAGTGCCAGGCGCTGTTTCCAACCGCCCGAAAGGATTGACGTGCGAGAGTGGCGGTGTTCCGTCAACCCGGCCATTTCGATCACCCATTCTTTGCGATCCTTTTTCTTTTCCCGAGAAATCCGATAAATGCCACTGTAAAAGTTGATGTTTTCCTCAACTGTCAAATCGTCGTAAAGGGAGAACTTTTGACTCATGTAACCGATGTTCGCCTTGATTTCTTCGGACTGAGTGCGGATGTCAAAACCCGCCACGATGCCAGAGCCGCCGGTGGGAGCGAGAAGGCCGCAGAGCATTCGGATCGTGGTGGATTTGCCGGCGCCGTTGGGGCCGAGGAAACCGAAGATCTCCCCCCTGGCCACATCGAAACTCACCCGATTGACCGCGATGAAGCTGCCGAAACGCCGCTCCAGATTTTCGACCACGACCGCTTTAGTGTTTTTCACGCTATCCATGGGCGCTGTCCTCCTTCTCAGCCCCAAGGACCGAGACAAACACATCCTCCAGTGCGGGTTCAATCGGCCGCACACCGATAAATTCAAGCCCTTCTCCGCCAAGAATCCGTTCAACATCGCGGGCCGTTTTTTCCGGCGCGGCAGTCACCACATGAACCTTGTCACCGAAGAGGCTGACCGCGTCAGCGCCAAGTTCTTTCCGAAGAACAACCGTGGCGCGACGGGGTATGGCGGCGCGAACTTCCAGAATCGTGCCTCGCATCAAGCGCTTCAATTCGTCCGGCGTCCCCACGGCAAGCAGCTTGCCCTTGTGGATAAGTCCGACACGACTGCAACGCTCAGCCTCATCCAGGTAGGCCGTGGAAACAAAGATGGTGACCTTTTCCCTCAGGAGCTGGTAGAGAATGCGCCAGAAATCGCGCCGCGAAACCGGGTCCACGCCGTTGGTGGGTTCATCGAGAAACAATACCTTTGGTGTATGAATCAAGGCGCAGACCAGTCCCAGTTTTTGTTTCATCCCGCCGGACAGATTTCCGGCGTGGCGCTTCTTAAAGGGCGTCAGGTTGCTGAAAGATAACAGCCGATCAATTTTTTCCGCCCGGCCCTTGCGCGGCACGCCATAAATATCCGCATAAAAATCGATATTTTCCATGACAGTCAGATCCGGATACAAACCAAAACGCTGGCTCATGTACCCGATTTCCTCCTTGATCGCCTCTGCCTCGCGCACCGTGTGGTGGCCGGAGACCCATCCCTCGCCCGCGGTGGGATCCATGATGGCGGTCAGCAGCCGCATAGTCGTCGTCTTGCCCGCGCCGTCCGGGCCGACGAGACCAAAAATCTCCCCATCAGTTACTGATAAACTAAGATGGTCAACCGCGGTGAAACTGTCAAAGACCTTGGTCAGGTTCTCGGTTCGGATGGCATCCATCATTTTGCTCCCGGGCCAAGCACGATTTCAGCTTCCGCCGGCATTCCGGGCTTCAGCTCCATGTTCGGGTTCGGGATATCGATTTTGACGCGATACACAAGTTTTACCCGCTCCTTTGCGGTCTGCACGTTTTTCGGTGTGAATTCAGCTTCTGAAGAGATGAAGGAAACGCGTCCCTCGTAAATTTTCCCTGGATAAGTGTCCGCAGAAACGCGAACCTTTTGACCCTGCTTGACGCGTCCAAGGTCGGTCTCGTTGATGTAGGCCCGAAGCCACACGTTTTCAAGATCACCCAGCGTCACCACGGGTGTGCCCGGAGCCACGTATTCGCCTGGTTCAACATTTTCAGAAAGGACCATTCCGGAGAAAGGGGCGCTGATCGTCGCGTAGCTTAACCGAATCTCCGCCATTGTCCTGGCAGCCGTTGCCTGTTCAACCCGGGCGCGGGACTGTTCGATGGTTTCTTTGCGGGGACCCTTCTTAAGCATTTCATATCGCTGCTGAGCCTCATTAAGGGCAGCCCGCGCCTGATCGATCTGTTCCTTACGAGGCCCGGCCTTAATCAGCTTCAGTTGTTCTTGCGCTTCGCGAAGGCTTGCCATGGCGCTTTCATATTCAGATTTGGCACGGTCAAACTCACGCTGTGAAATTGTTTCCCCTTTCAGCAGCTTTGATTGCCGATCGAATTCGATCTTCATGTGAGCCACATTGACGCTC encodes:
- a CDS encoding TolC family protein, whose protein sequence is MIIISRWLWAIIPLLAVTATGCAMIDPPRTARIEDYMVHSSLEKEDKSAPGVPAQADLIDETMMKKRPLTLATCVRIALDKNPARRAAQEGVAAARESVGMAKAPYYPTVGLDAAYRRWETHAFLPEGLSGMGKPSVIGPTDDWSSGLRASYLLFDSGRRAAQLRIALSRQGLAEEEEASIRQDIAMAVHQAFFSLISTTEAQVVAGQNRTRAEDHLRLTKERWEAGAVPKADVIRAQVEVADAKLQLVRSDSAISLARGSLNTAMGLSVEMTVALDVENRNMESPDKIDVTGVLNQAVECRPELKAALHRIEASRNSIDVAKSAFGPTITANGGYGYRDSEFLPEDKDWSAGVGIALPLFEGFKRGHDVSRAKHELAKAEAEIRYLVLKVREEVWGAQTKLKEAHEATQASEAVVRDARESMRMTRERYGAGAATATDLLDAQTTLARAEYVLVEARWSYFSARAALDRAMGTILDNGD
- a CDS encoding ABC transporter permease, whose product is MLIKEFIQIFRDPRMKGVIFLMPIIQLLVFGYAVTTDVKHVATAVVDLDNSVASRDLIARFVESGYFDIVAYATNPDPVRELVDRGHVRAVLQMNKGFEDDLRAGRTAILQIIVDGTDSNTAGIVLNYSAKITGAFSQKILATRFSRLKGLALKPATIKLQTRAWFNENLESRNFYVPGVIAIIVMLITLMLTSMAVVREKEIGTMEQIMVTPITPVEFILGKTIPFALIGFADVVLITVLGVFWFEVPIRGSLLMLFVATALYLMTTLGVGLLISTVSETQQQAMMSTFFFYFPAVLLSGFMFPIANMPAMIQWLTYLNPLRYFLVIVRGIFLKGVGLGVLWPQMAALAVMGMVILWLASKRFQKTLA
- a CDS encoding ABC transporter permease, which encodes MNTLRIWAISRKEFIHIIRDPRSLGMSIAIPMLLLLLFGYALTLDVDDVPMVVWDQEGSQVSREFVSRFTGSPYFSLQAYVTNYRELERAVDSGRALAALVIPTGFAGKIDSGREAPVQLIVDGSDSNTATIAMGYADVLAMVYSQDVALDKIRRMGGIKLALPLDVRPRVWFNPDLESKNYIIPGLIAVIMMVIAALLTSLTVAREWERGTMEQLISTPVKGQELILGKLLPYFAIGMFDVLLAVLMGEFLFQVPLRGNIALLFAMAAIFLAGALSLGMVISVVTKSQLLASQLAMVMTFLPAFLLSGFMYAISNMPKAIQLLTYLIPARYFVALLKGIYLKGIGLQVLFIEAGLLAIFGVMMIILANVKFKKKLV
- a CDS encoding ABC transporter ATP-binding protein, which codes for MDSVKNTKAVVVENLERRFGSFIAVNRVSFDVARGEIFGFLGPNGAGKSTTIRMLCGLLAPTGGSGIVAGFDIRTQSEEIKANIGYMSQKFSLYDDLTVEENINFYSGIYRISREKKKDRKEWVIEMAGLTEHRHSRTSILSGGWKQRLALGCAVLHEPPIIFLDEPTSGVDPISRRQFWNLIYELSGKGVTIFVTTHYMEEAEYCDRLGLIYRGELIAIGTPEVLKTEQMHDDVLEVQCPRPQEAMDLIARLPDVKEVALFGKRLHVVTASHGKALQSIHTTLSEQGYPIEKVERIVPSMEDVFVSLIESRDRAEQPQEEVRR
- a CDS encoding ABC transporter ATP-binding protein, translated to MMDAIRTENLTKVFDSFTAVDHLSLSVTDGEIFGLVGPDGAGKTTTMRLLTAIMDPTAGEGWVSGHHTVREAEAIKEEIGYMSQRFGLYPDLTVMENIDFYADIYGVPRKGRAEKIDRLLSFSNLTPFKKRHAGNLSGGMKQKLGLVCALIHTPKVLFLDEPTNGVDPVSRRDFWRILYQLLREKVTIFVSTAYLDEAERCSRVGLIHKGKLLAVGTPDELKRLMRGTILEVRAAIPRRATVVLRKELGADAVSLFGDKVHVVTAAPEKTARDVERILGGEGLEFIGVRPIEPALEDVFVSVLGAEKEDSAHG
- a CDS encoding efflux RND transporter periplasmic adaptor subunit, with translation MSKKKRLIILLSVMALIAAVIIILQYGRHWSHNDPSLLRISGNIEVRDAEISFKIAGRVLERLVSEGERVKSDQIIARMDSLDLVQDVTLRQAELRAAQAFLAELEAGYRPEEIAQGQAVMQKAQARLDELLAGSRPEEVAAANASVQNASVNVAHMKIEFDRQSKLLKGETISQREFDRAKSEYESAMASLREAQEQLKLIKAGPRKEQIDQARAALNEAQQRYEMLKKGPRKETIEQSRARVEQATAARTMAEIRLSYATISAPFSGMVLSENVEPGEYVAPGTPVVTLGDLENVWLRAYINETDLGRVKQGQKVRVSADTYPGKIYEGRVSFISSEAEFTPKNVQTAKERVKLVYRVKIDIPNPNMELKPGMPAEAEIVLGPGAK